One part of the Sphingopyxis sp. PAMC25046 genome encodes these proteins:
- a CDS encoding sugar MFS transporter, which produces MALAPNVVTSAEPDAAEQPGRSSGSTRVVLILAFAVFFLLGGVTNINDLLVGKFKPMFHLTHAEANLVQMAFFIAYGAFSIPAGIIMSKLGYIRTFVLGFIIVAAAAFLFIPASAAASYPGFLAALFCIGAGITVLQVAMNPVITTLGPVETSHSRLTFAQAFNSIGVFLMVYGGAAFLLGDEQPIDAETSTEAQIQAYRVAEGASIGTAYMWLGVLMLAIAAVFWMYRSAIDHARTDAVKLEGTWGLLTHNRRVQFGALCIFVYVGAEVAIGSNLMAYLAEPSVMGLGLQAAGKLVAMYWLGALVGRLLGGFILRLAKPGRVLTTFAAGAISLIILSAVTTGALSGWALILVGFCNSLMFPTIFSLATEGLGERTPQGSGIMCTAIIGGAIVPFLFGTVADLSGDIRIALAVPLACYAIIASFGLWTTRPATA; this is translated from the coding sequence ATGGCTTTAGCGCCGAATGTCGTCACGAGTGCGGAACCGGACGCGGCAGAGCAACCGGGCAGGAGCAGTGGCAGCACCCGGGTGGTGCTGATCCTCGCCTTCGCGGTGTTTTTCCTGCTTGGCGGGGTCACGAACATCAACGACCTGCTCGTCGGCAAATTCAAGCCGATGTTCCACCTGACGCATGCCGAGGCGAACCTCGTGCAGATGGCGTTCTTTATCGCTTATGGCGCTTTTTCGATCCCCGCCGGGATCATCATGTCGAAGCTCGGCTATATTCGCACCTTCGTGCTTGGCTTCATCATCGTGGCGGCGGCCGCTTTCCTGTTCATCCCCGCGTCGGCTGCGGCGTCCTATCCCGGATTCCTCGCGGCGCTTTTTTGCATCGGTGCGGGGATCACGGTTCTGCAAGTTGCGATGAATCCGGTGATTACGACGCTGGGACCCGTCGAAACCTCGCACAGTCGGCTGACCTTCGCGCAGGCGTTCAATTCGATCGGCGTGTTCCTGATGGTCTATGGCGGCGCGGCCTTTCTGCTCGGCGATGAGCAGCCGATCGACGCCGAGACCTCTACCGAGGCGCAAATCCAGGCCTATCGCGTCGCCGAGGGGGCTTCGATCGGTACCGCGTATATGTGGCTCGGCGTGCTGATGCTGGCGATCGCAGCGGTGTTCTGGATGTATCGTTCGGCGATCGACCATGCCAGGACCGACGCTGTGAAGCTCGAGGGCACGTGGGGCCTCTTGACCCACAACCGCCGCGTCCAGTTCGGCGCACTGTGCATCTTCGTGTATGTCGGTGCCGAAGTCGCGATCGGTTCGAACCTGATGGCCTATCTCGCCGAACCGAGCGTGATGGGGCTGGGGCTCCAGGCGGCGGGCAAGCTGGTTGCGATGTACTGGCTGGGCGCACTGGTCGGCCGGTTGCTCGGCGGATTCATCCTGCGACTGGCGAAGCCGGGACGGGTGCTCACGACCTTTGCGGCCGGCGCGATTTCGCTGATCATATTGTCGGCGGTAACCACGGGTGCACTCTCCGGCTGGGCACTGATTCTGGTCGGTTTCTGCAATTCGCTGATGTTCCCGACGATCTTCAGCCTCGCGACCGAGGGGCTTGGCGAACGGACGCCACAAGGATCGGGCATCATGTGCACCGCGATCATCGGCGGGGCGATCGTCCCTTTCCTGTTCGGAACCGTGGCCGATCTCAGCGGCGATATCCGCATCGCGCTGGCGGTTCCGCTGGCCTGCTATGCGATCATTGCGAGTTTCGGGCTGTGGACGACGCGCCCGGCGACGGCATGA
- a CDS encoding diguanylate cyclase: protein MTTKATASNEPVGRLLGWLGLRHARGSAPDGGLAPPDPGGPRHLAREARYELAASITSFLVDNDLDVSPTNLLIAHGAFSGRNPRLARQIVAQAQTAEGISQKWLNELDDQEAGQPDRVEIDRLMTRLETNIEAFHANTKEARTVTSDYGIELEQHVTDLEQLEKTGRIVSSLADLAKVMLERTRKAEDDMRKSEDEAKALRRSLERAKRDAELDYLTGLPNRRAFEVLLDRHHKEARAALEPLSVAFCDIDEFKKVNDLHGHEAGDRVIKAIADTLARISNDHCHVARHGGEEFVMLFRGLTPTEAAAKLDDAREALADRRLINRKTDEPFGQITFSGGVADVFGYGDTRAALKAADEALYKAKAAGRNCIRIADPA from the coding sequence ATGACCACCAAAGCGACAGCATCGAACGAGCCGGTAGGGCGGCTCCTGGGTTGGCTGGGGCTTCGCCACGCACGCGGCAGCGCCCCCGATGGAGGCCTTGCGCCCCCCGACCCCGGCGGCCCGCGCCACCTGGCGCGCGAGGCGCGTTACGAGCTCGCCGCTTCGATCACCTCTTTCCTCGTCGACAACGACCTCGACGTGTCGCCGACCAACCTCCTGATCGCGCATGGCGCCTTTTCGGGGCGCAACCCGCGGCTCGCGCGCCAGATCGTCGCGCAGGCACAGACTGCCGAGGGGATCAGTCAGAAATGGCTCAACGAACTCGATGACCAGGAAGCGGGCCAGCCCGATCGCGTCGAAATCGACCGGCTGATGACGCGGCTCGAAACCAATATCGAGGCCTTTCATGCGAACACCAAGGAAGCCCGCACCGTCACGAGCGACTATGGAATCGAGCTCGAACAGCATGTCACCGATCTCGAGCAGCTCGAGAAGACCGGTCGCATCGTTTCCAGCCTCGCCGACCTTGCCAAGGTCATGCTCGAACGCACGCGCAAGGCCGAGGACGACATGCGCAAGAGCGAGGACGAGGCGAAAGCGCTGCGCCGGAGCCTCGAACGCGCCAAACGCGACGCCGAACTCGACTATCTGACCGGCCTGCCCAATCGCCGCGCCTTCGAGGTGCTGCTCGACCGGCACCACAAGGAAGCCCGCGCCGCACTCGAACCGCTGAGCGTCGCCTTTTGCGACATCGACGAGTTCAAAAAGGTCAATGACCTCCACGGCCATGAGGCGGGCGACCGCGTGATCAAGGCGATCGCCGATACGCTGGCGCGCATCTCGAACGATCATTGCCATGTCGCGCGCCACGGCGGCGAGGAATTCGTCATGCTCTTTCGCGGCCTGACCCCGACCGAGGCCGCAGCCAAGCTCGATGACGCGCGCGAAGCGCTCGCCGACCGCCGGCTGATCAACCGCAAAACCGACGAGCCTTTCGGCCAGATCACCTTCTCGGGCGGCGTTGCCGACGTCTTCGGCTATGGCGACACGCGCGCCGCGCTCAAGGCGGCGGACGAAGCGCTCTACAAGGCCAAGGCCGCGGGCCGGAACTGCATTCGCATCGCCGACCCGGCCTAG
- a CDS encoding prolyl oligopeptidase family serine peptidase, whose translation MKSIENEGRRAFMGGVAMAALLLGNRSLWAKAPGGRWPKVAPPQSPRISDVIEQLGRTRDDAYSWMKFIPESGERNRTNLPPAVAKMLADENAYADALLQPTEATQAELVRAMLARGSDAAAAPALEKDGWIYSSAIPPGATHARYSRQRGGGEAELLVDEGLRAKDQPYFRSTGHQPSPDHRWFAWAEDVIGNDRHRICIRDNRTGEIRTIVDKDAYGYGGLVFSPSSRWLFWIWRDARNRPTRLYRTSVDGKVTDLVYEEKDPAIFMSVKRTAADGFVALTLAGPETAEVRLVPARDETAAPIAVWPRKTGVRYEIDEWDGSLVALTDLDDAFDMQLLRLDPRDFRTLATLVPHRAGTPILSILPFKRALIRLERADGLHRLVILRPDGSEQVIAFDDPAYAIELPLEQSYDAASVMIAHQSPKSPRRWIRVDLASGKQTVVGRQRIENFDPHDYQVERLFAPAPDGEMVPITLLSRRGAPKDGKAPLLQYGYGSYGVPSDPEFSIPALALVDRGWRYAIAHVRGGSEKGRRWFLGGRKFTKRNSFTDFIACAEYLADEGYTAKGKIVAYGLSAGGLLVGASMNIAPTLWGGVIAKVPFVDMLNTMSDAAHPLVPLFRPDWGDPLADPRAYDYIASISPYENVRATPYPPLLCTAGLKDDRVAYWEPAKLVAEVRRKSTSGNPAMLMTDMDSGHQGSADLASEYKEKALFWAFAMRCVA comes from the coding sequence ATGAAAAGCATCGAAAACGAGGGTCGGAGAGCGTTTATGGGCGGCGTCGCGATGGCGGCGCTCTTGCTCGGAAATCGCAGCCTATGGGCAAAGGCGCCCGGCGGTCGCTGGCCCAAAGTCGCGCCGCCGCAATCGCCCCGCATTTCGGACGTGATCGAACAATTGGGCCGCACGCGCGACGACGCCTATAGCTGGATGAAATTCATCCCGGAAAGCGGCGAGCGCAACCGCACCAACCTGCCCCCCGCCGTCGCGAAGATGCTCGCCGACGAAAACGCCTATGCCGATGCTTTGCTGCAACCGACCGAGGCGACGCAGGCCGAACTCGTGCGCGCGATGCTGGCGCGCGGTTCGGATGCCGCCGCGGCGCCCGCGCTCGAAAAGGACGGCTGGATCTATTCCTCCGCCATACCCCCGGGTGCGACGCACGCGCGCTACAGCCGCCAGCGCGGCGGCGGAGAGGCCGAACTGCTTGTCGACGAAGGGCTGCGCGCGAAGGATCAGCCCTATTTCCGAAGCACCGGCCACCAGCCGAGCCCCGACCATCGCTGGTTCGCGTGGGCCGAGGATGTCATCGGCAACGACCGCCATCGCATCTGCATTCGCGACAATCGGACCGGCGAGATCCGCACGATCGTCGACAAGGACGCCTATGGCTATGGCGGGCTCGTCTTTTCGCCCTCGTCGCGCTGGCTGTTCTGGATCTGGCGCGACGCGCGCAACCGGCCGACGCGGCTCTATCGCACCTCGGTCGACGGCAAGGTTACCGACCTCGTTTATGAGGAGAAGGACCCGGCGATCTTCATGTCGGTCAAGCGCACCGCGGCCGATGGCTTCGTCGCGCTGACGCTCGCGGGGCCCGAGACCGCCGAAGTTCGCCTCGTGCCCGCGCGCGACGAAACCGCCGCGCCCATCGCTGTCTGGCCGCGCAAAACCGGCGTGCGTTACGAGATCGACGAATGGGACGGCAGCCTCGTCGCGCTCACCGACCTCGATGACGCTTTCGACATGCAGCTGCTGCGCCTCGACCCAAGGGATTTCCGCACGCTCGCCACGCTCGTCCCGCACCGCGCGGGCACGCCGATCCTGTCGATCCTGCCATTCAAGCGCGCGCTCATCCGGCTCGAACGCGCCGATGGGCTCCATCGCCTTGTCATCCTCCGCCCCGATGGATCGGAACAGGTAATCGCGTTCGACGACCCCGCCTATGCGATCGAACTGCCGCTCGAACAGAGCTATGATGCCGCATCGGTGATGATCGCGCACCAGTCGCCCAAATCGCCGCGCCGCTGGATTCGCGTCGACCTCGCGAGCGGCAAACAGACGGTCGTCGGGCGACAAAGGATCGAAAACTTCGACCCCCACGATTATCAGGTCGAACGCCTGTTCGCCCCCGCCCCCGACGGCGAGATGGTTCCTATCACGCTGCTGTCGCGCCGCGGCGCGCCCAAGGACGGGAAGGCGCCACTCCTCCAATATGGCTATGGCTCGTACGGCGTCCCGAGCGATCCCGAATTTTCGATCCCCGCGCTCGCGCTCGTCGATCGCGGCTGGCGCTATGCGATCGCGCATGTTCGCGGCGGATCGGAGAAGGGCCGCCGCTGGTTTCTCGGCGGCCGCAAATTCACCAAGCGCAACAGCTTTACCGATTTCATTGCATGCGCCGAATATCTCGCCGACGAAGGCTATACGGCGAAAGGCAAAATCGTCGCCTATGGGCTTTCGGCCGGCGGACTGCTGGTCGGTGCGAGCATGAATATCGCGCCGACGCTGTGGGGCGGCGTGATCGCGAAGGTGCCGTTCGTCGACATGCTCAACACGATGAGCGATGCGGCGCACCCGCTCGTCCCGCTGTTCCGCCCCGACTGGGGCGACCCGCTCGCCGACCCCAGGGCCTATGACTATATCGCCTCGATCTCGCCATATGAAAATGTCCGCGCGACCCCCTATCCGCCGCTGCTCTGCACCGCGGGGCTCAAGGACGACCGCGTCGCCTATTGGGAGCCGGCAAAGCTGGTAGCCGAGGTGCGGCGGAAGTCGACGAGCGGCAATCCCGCGATGCTGATGACCGATATGGACAGCGGCCATCAGGGCAGCGCCGACCTCGCGAGCGAATATAAGGAAAAGGCGCTCTTCTGGGCCTTTGCCATGCGATGCGTCGCCTAG
- a CDS encoding TonB-dependent receptor, producing MGFASIRRVAACGISILALGYATGALAQDTDDSEIVVTAAKREQSVRDVSGSVSAVSEATLQKLNAQSLSDYITRVPGVVFNDYQPGVSEVVIRGVASSTYHEANQATTGYYLNEVPLIEPGFPLVIPDVDSFDVSRVEVLRGPQGTLFGSSSLGGAINYVVNEADPARFDAGFEGNVATTKRAGEASYAVKGMVNLPIVTDKLAVRLVALQRYDAGYLDNTLLGEDGSNDLRVRGLRGSIVFTPTEATRISALSMYQEYDLDDQTYVIFGPPKTFDRATNVAEFQDTSFMMHSLRLEQDLGFATLTAVGSYTEKKANLAFDNSIFGGNDPRTDTPELASSDGKSKTEYGELRLASPDGGRFRWLIGANYTRLRSNNTDGTFIEGIADYIDANPGDFDGQPGSELAPGDLATRTISSNRITEKAIFGEASFDIIDTLTLTLGGRLFEYRSRPRLQYLPNANLVDPFDFAPAADKDSDFIPKASLTWKPSDDFMVYALYSEGFRIGGVNVYSAAVPGLPLTFESDTTKNCEIGTRFDLVDRTLSVDVTAYHIDWGNVQARLFTPVDFNAYTVNGGGADIDGVEISLNLRPTRNLSFSSNIAYNDARLSTLLPDSFAPGGGYAKGTRLPGASEWTLSNSLDLSFADAPLKPRFSIAHRYLSSAPVDFAGSLEKGDFHLVDLNASVTVNDRIELGLFAKNLFNQYGILNAPFAFAGSVARPRTLGATVRFSLN from the coding sequence ATGGGGTTTGCATCGATCCGGCGGGTCGCCGCGTGCGGTATCTCGATCCTGGCGCTGGGTTATGCGACGGGCGCGCTGGCGCAGGATACCGACGACAGCGAGATCGTCGTCACCGCCGCCAAGCGCGAACAGTCGGTGCGCGACGTCAGCGGGTCGGTGAGCGCGGTCAGCGAAGCGACGCTGCAGAAACTCAACGCCCAAAGCCTCTCCGACTATATCACGCGCGTTCCCGGCGTTGTGTTCAACGATTATCAGCCGGGCGTCTCCGAAGTAGTGATCCGGGGTGTCGCATCCTCGACCTATCATGAGGCGAACCAGGCGACGACGGGCTATTATCTCAACGAAGTGCCGCTGATCGAACCGGGTTTCCCGCTCGTTATCCCCGACGTCGACAGCTTCGACGTCAGCCGTGTCGAGGTGCTGCGCGGACCGCAGGGCACGCTGTTCGGATCGTCGTCGCTCGGCGGCGCAATCAATTATGTGGTGAACGAAGCCGATCCCGCCCGGTTCGACGCGGGCTTCGAGGGGAACGTCGCGACAACGAAGCGCGCCGGTGAGGCCAGCTATGCGGTCAAGGGCATGGTCAACCTGCCGATCGTCACCGACAAGCTCGCCGTCCGCCTCGTCGCGTTGCAGCGTTACGATGCGGGCTATCTCGACAACACGCTGCTTGGCGAAGACGGCAGCAACGACCTTCGCGTGCGGGGCCTGCGCGGGTCGATCGTCTTCACCCCGACCGAGGCAACGCGCATTTCGGCGCTCAGCATGTACCAGGAATATGATCTCGACGATCAGACCTATGTGATATTCGGCCCGCCCAAGACGTTCGACCGCGCGACCAACGTCGCCGAGTTTCAGGATACCAGCTTCATGATGCACAGCCTGCGGCTGGAGCAGGATCTGGGCTTTGCGACCTTGACGGCCGTCGGCAGCTATACCGAGAAGAAAGCGAACCTGGCATTCGACAATTCGATCTTCGGCGGCAACGACCCGCGCACCGACACGCCCGAACTCGCCAGCAGCGACGGCAAATCGAAGACCGAATATGGCGAACTGCGGCTCGCGTCGCCGGATGGCGGGCGTTTCCGCTGGTTGATCGGCGCCAATTATACCCGGCTGCGCTCGAACAATACCGATGGTACCTTCATCGAAGGCATCGCCGATTATATCGATGCGAACCCCGGCGATTTCGACGGCCAGCCGGGCAGCGAGCTTGCCCCCGGCGACCTCGCGACGCGGACGATCAGCAGCAACCGCATCACCGAAAAGGCGATCTTCGGCGAAGCGTCGTTCGATATCATCGACACGCTGACGCTGACGCTCGGCGGGCGCCTGTTCGAATATCGCTCGCGCCCGCGCCTGCAATATCTGCCCAATGCCAATCTGGTCGACCCGTTCGATTTCGCGCCGGCCGCTGACAAGGATTCGGACTTCATCCCCAAGGCGTCGCTGACCTGGAAGCCGTCGGACGACTTCATGGTTTACGCCCTTTATTCGGAAGGCTTCCGCATTGGCGGCGTCAACGTCTATTCGGCCGCGGTCCCCGGCCTGCCGCTGACGTTCGAAAGCGATACGACGAAGAATTGCGAGATCGGCACGCGCTTCGACCTGGTCGACCGGACGCTGAGCGTCGATGTCACCGCCTATCACATCGACTGGGGCAATGTGCAGGCGCGGCTGTTCACTCCGGTCGATTTCAACGCCTATACGGTGAACGGCGGCGGCGCCGATATCGACGGCGTCGAAATCAGCCTCAACCTGCGCCCGACACGCAACCTAAGCTTCTCGTCGAACATCGCCTATAACGACGCGCGCCTGTCGACGCTGCTCCCCGACAGCTTTGCGCCCGGCGGCGGTTATGCGAAGGGCACGCGACTGCCGGGCGCATCCGAATGGACGCTGTCGAACTCGCTCGACCTGAGTTTCGCGGACGCGCCGCTGAAGCCGCGCTTCAGCATCGCGCACCGCTATCTGTCGAGCGCGCCCGTCGATTTCGCGGGCTCGCTGGAAAAGGGCGATTTCCACCTCGTCGACCTCAATGCGTCGGTGACGGTGAACGATCGGATCGAGCTTGGGCTGTTCGCGAAGAATCTGTTCAACCAATATGGCATTTTGAACGCGCCCTTTGCCTTCGCCGGCTCGGTCGCCCGGCCGCGCACCCTCGGCGCGACGGTGCGGTTCAGTCTGAACTGA
- a CDS encoding DUF2200 domain-containing protein, protein MTRHRIYSISVASVYPHYIAKAEKKGRTKAEVDEIFRWLTGYSQRAIESELAKGTSFEDFFGAAPKLNPARELITGVICGIRVENIEDPLMKEIRYLDKLIDELAKGKAMAKILRIPGE, encoded by the coding sequence ATGACCAGGCACCGCATCTATTCGATCAGCGTCGCGAGCGTATATCCGCATTACATCGCCAAGGCGGAGAAGAAGGGGCGCACCAAGGCGGAAGTCGACGAGATTTTTCGCTGGCTGACGGGATATAGTCAGAGGGCGATCGAGAGCGAGCTGGCGAAGGGCACGAGTTTCGAGGATTTCTTTGGTGCGGCGCCGAAGCTCAATCCGGCGCGCGAGCTGATTACGGGCGTGATCTGCGGCATCCGGGTCGAGAATATCGAAGATCCGCTGATGAAGGAAATCCGCTATCTCGACAAGCTGATAGACGAACTCGCCAAGGGCAAGGCGATGGCGAAGATTTTGCGCATTCCGGGGGAATAG